The Setaria viridis chromosome 6, Setaria_viridis_v4.0, whole genome shotgun sequence genome includes the window ACGAAACAGCAACTCCTCACAGCACTGAACAACACCACCCAGAACTACGCTGCAGCAGAAGCTCAGAACTCGGTGCTGCGCACCCAGATGATCGAGCTGGAGAGCAGGCTGTCCGCACTGCGTGACATCATATGCTATATGAACGCAAACCTGCAGGTTTCTAATTCTGCAACAATTAATGCCAATCCGTCAACTATCATGGGCGTCACTGCTAACTACGATGCTTTTGACGCAAGCGCATGGAACTCAGGGATGCCAATGGTGCAGCAGCCCATAGATCACTTGCTATACCAGTGCTTCTAGCTAGGAGGTAGAAGCTAGAGAAACAAGGCATCAGGATATTATGCGTGGTAAAATGTTGTAGGGCCATTGTGTCACCACTAATCAGTGTCTTTGTCTTTTGATTTGTTTAAGGGATTATATGGGTGTAAGGCAATGGTTGGTTGGCCTTTCGATCATGTTAGTTGTAGATGTTACATCAAATTGGTGAGTGGCAAGTTGTCCCTTGGACTGGCGTGGGGTGGTGGCTACATGTATTGGTAGGTGAGGGCCTGCAGGGAGATGACGGCCATGGGGTGAAGGAGAATTGGCACCTGGTTCTTCACCATTGCTAATTGTAATGGTGATAAGTTATTGTGTGTAATGTCACGAGTTCCATTTTCCTGATTCCCTTTATGTTGTGTGGTTTCACATCACTGTTTTGGTGACATAGTGTGTGTCTATATAAATATTACGGCATTAATTTGATCTCCAGCATGTCTTTGAACGCTAATTTCAAAACTACGCATAAAAATTATATGGTTGTTGGTAGGAATACTTATCATGACAATATATAAAAAATACTCTTAAACAAGTGGCCGATTTCCTAAAAGTAGCCAACAAGTGGGAAAGAACGGAGCCTTCAGTTTTTTCCATAGGCAATAGCAGGGGAAAGAACATCCATTTTACCATGAATTCTATGTTTCAGCTTTCACacagaaaaggagaaaaaactaACACTCATAATAGAAATACTGTCCAAATAATAGTAACCTGCAGCTTACAGGTTCCAAATATTGGCTTCTCAATCCTCTGAAACAAGACTATATACTGTACTACGAAAATTCAGGGCTACTAGAATTTTGGACCACAATCCAAATTTTTTCATGGGCATCTGTTATTTTAAATAAAACTATTTTCCACAATGCACAAGCTGTAGTGATCGACGTGGGATAAGTGACAGGCAGATCTAAAAAAAAGGGATCAGTGACAGGCAAATGTTGACAACAGAAGTGATGACAGTAGAAGTGATGGGCTGTTGTTACAGGCCTAGGGTCCAGGCCTGACTAGGGCCTGTCACTATCAAATAGTGATGTGTCATAACATGGGCCGTCAATTGTTGTACCAGTGACGGACAATGGTAGTGCCTGATACTTTTTATACTGTGAATTAAAGGAGACGGTAACACCAACGCTAATCTCTTTTGATAAGTGAAAGGTGACGATTGATGCTGATGCCCATCACTTTTGATTTTGCCTTGCCCTGCCTATATCCTTACCCACTcaattttttcatttgaaatccAAGTCCGGAACTATGCCTAGCATCCTGCCCAACCGTTCCTTCCTCATTTCCCTCGACCCTAGCTACCCATGTTCCCCTCAATCTACGAGCATGCATGGgcacatcctcctcctccccacgtTGGATCCGTTAATGGGCTCCGATAGATTTGATCCATTAGGGTACAAAGTCATAATGGACCACTAGTGTTGAAGGCCCATTAGCGACATCTATATAAAGGGGAGGGGTGCATTGGGAGAAATCATATCAGAATTAGCATTGCATGTGCCTTTTGAACTTAATGGAGGTTCTAACCTTATGACATTTTCAAAAAATAGGTGGTTAGAATTAGTATGGATAATGTAGATGAATAAAATGCTAAATGTACTGTTAAATTAGTTTGCAATTTACAAAAATAATGCTaaattttttctttgaatttgaGGTAAATAGCATGGCTTACATATACTCGGTGTGGTGGCCAATCATTCCCGTGGAGTGTCCACGCATTGTTGGTTCTCAGCTTGAGCAAACTAGTGTTCGTTTGCGTGCCTCGCACCGTGGGAACCTGTCGTACATCTATCTATGGGCTCACCTGAAGATTTGGACATACCCACATATAGGATTGTGCACCGAGACATgtcatggagactacggtgcaggacggcgtagtctacgtgaaggacaagaactagtcgaggactcggaaactactcatagcagttagagtaggactctctggtcgaatccgactagtattcctgTAAAATAATTGACTTATAACCCTGCTCCTCCGATATATAAGGACGGGAAGGGACGAGAAAATTGTGATTTTAAGACTCCAAATAATGCGCTTCGTTATTTTAAGACTTCTATCATCGACTTTGCTAAAATGATCCTCGAAACGTTGGCACTTCGGTATACATGACATTTGCTCATTTCAAACACTTTTCCCAAATGAAATACATGTATTTTGGCATTACAGGACCATATTGCCCTCAGGTCTTTTTTCCTGGACGATTCCTGCCCTCCCCTGTATCTGTCGTTCCATTTCTGTTTCTGTTTCTGTCGTGAGAAAAGATTGCGCGCCGCCGTTCGTCGCCCCACCCTCACGACGGGAGATCGCGACACGCCGCCGTTCATCGGGCCGCCTATCCCTCGCGATGGGAGATCGCGACGTGCCGCCGTTGGTCGCCCCGGACGCCGCCGTTCATCGCACCGGAGGTCCTGGCGTCCGCCATGGATGGAGAACCGCCGCCTGGGGTCATGACCGTGGCACTGGGTGCCgtagccgcggcggcggctgccctACTCGCGCCGCCTGGGGCCATGGCCGTAGCGCCGGGTGCCGTAACCACGGTGGCGAATGCCCTGGCCGCGCCGCCTGGGGGCATGGCCATGGCGTCAGGTGCCCTAGCCGCGGCAGCTACTGCCCATCCCATGCCGCCAGGGGCCATGATAGGGACGCCTAGTGCCCTAGCCGCGGCGGATGCAGCCCTGGCCACTGCTCCTCATCCAGCAATAGAGTACAACATTCCTGTTCTTGAAGTGCAAAGGTATTGGCTGCACTagatttctgttttttttaccACGGTAGTAGTAGACAGTAGTAAAATGTGAATTCATTGTTTTAGGCCCCAAGTAGATCATGTGGAGAATATGGAAAGAATTGATTGGGATAACATACAAATAGTGGAGACACATGATGACGAAGATCGTATTGCACTTATGAGTGAGTCGCAGATTTGTGAGCTTTTAGGCTTGACAGAGGAGGACACAACAAATATACCTGCACAAGGCTTTGCTTGCCCAATGAATGAGCAGGAGCATGATGATGAGCTTGGGCAAAATAATGATGGTGATGCCATTCCTATTAGTGATGAGATACCGGGTGAGATGGtcattttatatgacaagaacAACCCATCAATGGATTTAGGAATACTGTACCCAACAATGGAGGAGTTCAAGTTGGCAGTGCGGCAATTTGCCATCAATGAGGAGTTTGATTTAGGAACCGAGAAGTTATGTAAGACGAGATATAGGACTTTTTGCAAGTCCGGTGTTGAAGAttgcccttgcccttggagGATAAATGGCACCAAACATAAAGACCAAAGCATCGTGGAggtgaataattttttttttctttcattaaTTCTTCTTTTTATGTAAATTAACATGAATCTTATtgctttttttgttgttttgcagGTAACCGTCTTAGTTGATAAGCATACATGTGTATCTAGCATGAGGCAGATAACTGTACATTAATTTTTCCATACATATAATTGTCATATCGTATTTATGTGCAGCAATCTTGCGATGTTATTAGGAGAGGGCACATCTTCACAAACCGACACTACTAGTCCCGTGAGGATGCCTACCACGACAGCACCAAAAAAGATAACTCCAAAGAGAAAGCTACACATTGGATGAATTATTTTAGTTGTGATGAGATGTAAACTCATGCTTTATTTCATATGACTTGGATCTCGTTTGGAACTAAATTATGGTCTTCTGAGATGAACTTGTTTATGCTAGAATCATGGTTTTATGAGATGAGCTTGTTTGTGCTAATTCATGGTTTTATAATTGTGTATGGATCATCTTTGATAATTTATATTACATATTAAACTGTACATGACGGCCAGCCAGCTCAAGCCACGACCAGCCATGGCCAGGCGGCGGCCAGCCAGCCCAGGCGCGGCGACAACCAGCCATGGCCAGGTGGTGGCCAGCCAGCCCAGGCGCGGCCAgccaggccaggccaggcgAGTGGCCAGCAGCCCCATCCCACATTCAGGAAAAAAAGACCTGAGGGCAATATGATCCTCTAATGCTAAAATACATGTATTTCATTTGGGAAAAGTGTTTTAAATGAGCAAATGTCATGTATAACGAAATGCTAACGTTTCGAGGGTCATTTTAGCGAAGTCGATGAAAGAAGTCCTAAAATAGCGAAGCGCGTTGTTTGAAGTCCTAAAATTACAGTTTTCTCgacagggaccccctccagacaagttcaattgaatacaagcGAACAACACacgggacgtagggtattatgcgatctagcggcccgaacctatctaaatcacgTACCTACatacaccatcgagttcctgatttcggcgacacccaccaacaaaAACTCTACCTAGGTTTttcccctcggtaggttgccgggtttaaacaccgacaactaGTACGCTAAGTATGGGGAGTCGCTGAGATTTCCCTTGTGAGTTCGATGGcgcaagtcatcatcaaacccGCAATCGCGTTCAAAGCAAGTgcgacattcatcttcggctcttgGGTCTGCATCGCAGACAGCGTTGGAGGCTTCTACCGCCACATCACGGAGGCCTCGGAGGATAAGCTTTATGATATCAACtttcatcgccaagctttggaggaatCCGTTGAGAGATTCAACAAAATATTTGATCTGTTCCAAGCAAGTTCGAGTATAACTTGGGTCTTACATCTACTCGGATTGGTTCCCACAAGCCGGCATTCCAGCCACCATATGAATCAAGTCAAATTCCGAGCCAATTCCCGTTCGAACTCTGAAACGCGACTTCCATATATCAATCAACTTTGTTCGGTTTGCAATCCAACTCGGGCACGATCGAGGACCACGACTATGATCACTACTTGGATTCCGATGATGAGACGCCATTATCAGGTTCGCAGCAAGGCCTGGTGATCACTTCAACccccaaggcagatttgtctactAGCCTGCCATGAGGCTACCCATCTTTGCCCAGGACAACGAGTCACACTTCATCGCCCACCTTGACGTTCTCCCATATCAGGAAGGGATGCCCCTGTCCCCTATCCGTGAAGGCGACGACTCtacagaagtcatcacctcaagttctggaagctactctccagacAGAGAACTCTTCGCCCTTGTCACAGGCCAAGATATGGAGAACGACGATCCACTAGACTGGAATCCTCGAACGAGCATCACCCAGATGACATCTTACAGGACGAACTAACCGCCAACATCATCGGGGAggagaccgaagctcaaagaacacAATGATGAGCAAGGAATGTAGCGAGAGCGGATCATCACCGCCGGCTGGCAGAGAGGCTCCCGATCATGAATCTGGATAaagcctttgaagcagttcaaacacgGCAACATCGTACCCCTCTCACCACCATCGCTTCCATTAATCTTATTACCCGTGCCATGCCACAGGATAGATATACCAGGCAGTTGGCAGCGCTGGCGGAACACGCCTATGAACAACTCGACAGGCAGAATTTGATAGCCTCGGTATCACGTACTCCATCCCAACGAAGTCAACATGGTAGTAGCCACAGAGGCCCTTCAGCTCGACAATCCGGAGGCGCCAGACAAAATAGGGATATACCCGAGGGTAATTGGACACCTTCTGtgggaggccgccgccaccacagagCTGATCCTGAGCCCGTGCATCCCGTGGTGGATCTTCGAGAGGTGATAAACAACAACCGCGATGCTCGTGACATCATCAAAGTACTGTGTCATGAGCGCGAACTCGAAGTTGACTACAGGGGCGATGACAACGGTAGCTTCCCGGCTTTCACAAGTCGGGTTAGGAAGACTCTTTCtcccgagaaattcaaacctctagGCATCTCcaaatatgatggcaagcaggatccAGTTTGATGGCTCCAATGCTACTCATTATCAGTTCAAGCTGCAGGAGGGAACGATGACATAAAAGGCATctattttcccatatgcatggaattaGCGCCGCTCACTTGGCTCGAATCATAGAAGTCAAACTCGATAGACTCATGGCAAGATCTCAAGAAGGCATTTACCAACAATTACGCGAGAACAATGTAGCGTCCAGGCAATAGACTTGACCTGGCACAAGTCAAGCAATGGCATGACGAGACCCTGCGAAGCTACCTGCGTTGTTTCTTCAATAAGAAGGCCACCATTAAAGACATCTTAGAGCAAAACATGATCAATCATTTCTAAAACAGTCTCTACAATCGCcgtatgttccaagactttggcaagCAGCGCCCCCATGATGTCAAGTCACTCAAGACTATGGCACAagcatgggcagatgaagaagacaaggagctTGAAAGGTTTGAGTCAAATCACAATCAAGGCCagcacaacaacaatcagagcaACGGCCAGGACAACGACAAGAACCACAATTGCGATCactgaaataactactcgggaggtcataGCTGCAAGTGcaagctagacaatactgttGCGGCGATATCTAAATCGTCCAAGAAAGGAGGTGGCAGAAGCCAAGACAGGCCCATTTTCAGTGAGCTCTTGAAAAAATAGTACCCGTGGCATCCTCACCACAAACACACTGCGATAGACTACTACAACCTAAGTAGAGTAATGAAGGACTTGTCTGAGCCATCAAGTACCAATGACAAAGGAAAAgtcaaggaagatgaagacgaggATGGCAACGACAAGTTCCAGACCCCCGTCTAAGACTATCAACGTCCAAGACTTGTCCGAGCCATCAAGTACCAATTACCTTCTCTCGTAAAGACCAGTGGACTAATTTCTCAAAACCAGGTCGATTTCCTCTCGTCTTGGACCCAGTCGTTGCTAGCTCCaggctcaccaaggtactcatcgacggtgacAGCAGCCTCAATATCctgttcgccaagactttgaagaagatgggcctcaacatcacGGAGATGCTCACCCCAATGAGCTGTCCCTTCTATGGCATCATCCTAGGTAACGTGGCTATACCTCTTGGACAGGTAGTcctgccagttaccttcggtaCCAAGGAGCACTACCGGACAAAGTAGATCCGATTCGAGGTGGCAGAttttgagacttcttatcacaccatcctcggaagaccagcattggccaaattcatagcCATCCCACattatgtgtacttagtacttaAGATGCTGGGATCCAAGGGAGTCCTCTCCCTCCGTGGAGACTTGAAGAAATCAT containing:
- the LOC117861232 gene encoding light-inducible protein CPRF2; this encodes MTLLGGTFSSGSGTSSGSSHGTRSFGSEGDMELQARMELKRKRRMESNRESAKRSRQRKQQHLDDLNSQVDQLRTTKQQLLTALNNTTQNYAAAEAQNSVLRTQMIELESRLSALRDIICYMNANLQVSNSATINANPSTIMGVTANYDAFDASAWNSGMPMVQQPIDHLLYQCF